TACaactatttattaaaaatctgaaatattgaTGGAACATCTTATAACTGTGACCCATTTTATTAGCTTCCATTAATCCAGTCTAAGATTAAGGTAGGAATTCTTCAGATATAGTTACATTTTAATAACAATATCAGAAAAGGAAATCAACTTTTCCCATCATCTGAGTTGTATTTCTTTGGATTGTAAATTATTCAATACAGCAGAGTAAACACTTCCTTCTCTGTTCTTTCAGAGGTTTCAGACAGCAACAATGATCCAGTTCCTGGATCTGGAGGCGATGAGGACCCCAGGGGTTGGTGGTTTTCTGACATCCAGGCTCAGCGTTTCTGTGCTCAGCAGCAGTGTGAGGAGAGTCTGGGCCTCAGTGAGAGTgtgacagctgtgagagaagcCGTGAATGCCCAAGGTCCATTTGACGGCATCCTGGGTTTTAGTCAGGGAGCAGCTTTTGTAGCCATGCTGTGCTGTCTTCAGGAGCAAAAGCTGGAGCCGGAATTCAACTTCCGCTTTGCCATTCTTGTTGCTGGTTTCCGCAGCAAGTGTAAGGAGCACCAAAAGTTTTACAATGCTCCCTTCCAGATCCCCTCTCTGCATGTGTTTGGACTGGAGGACAAAGTCATCCCTGACTATATGAGCAGAGAGCTCCTCACCTCCTTCCAAGACCCTCAGGTCCTCATACATCCTGGTGGCCATTTTGTTCCTGCGGCATCTGCTCACAGACAAACATACCAGGACTTTCTAAAACGCTTCCAGTGAAACATAAAAGTCACAGTAACCCAATCAACAAAGTAAGGCTCAACCAGTTAGACAAAGGAAGGTATTGTTGAAACAACTGGTTCCACAAGCAGATAGGAttaaaatgctcttttttttcttctttcttttatttgatcCACCCAAAGTTATATGAGGACTATCTTTCTTTTCAGGGGAATTATGTTGcagcaacaataaataaaacaaaatttttcttGTTCCCTTCTTTGTGATCTGCACAATTACTCCACCAACATAAGTGCCTAATCATAACCTATGTTAATTTGGCCAACAAGTTTTATGATGACTATAGAGACAGTATATTTATCACTTTAATAGCAGAAATATCACAgcttgatttttaaaaaagttgagacaaaaaaaaaaaaaaactctaaaagtTTGTTTAGGCTAATTTTACCTCAATAATTTTACGTGCCTCAGTAAAATTGCAAGTTTGTTAATCTCTGGTACGTAGAAAAATTAGTTAATTCAGAAAGGTGAAAACCAATACTGAATGACCCTGATCATCACACCCTAGTGTTGCATTCAAAACCAACATTAATACAGACGTGATTTATTTGTGGTAATTACCGGTACTGCATGGGCTGAGAAACCCATCATCTGGTAATACAGACCAAGTCAATTTAAATATCCTTGTCAAAACTTGCAATGTTatcagacaaacaaaaatgagtCATATAAACAAGATCCAGGAAAGCAGCATTTTCAGAGTGAAAGGCCATAGAAGACAGACTGAACAGAAATGGAAACTTTCCTGTGGCCTATCAAATCATAAGCTAAAATACTTGAAAATTCATGTTCACCATATTCTTCAAATTAAAAGGACAGGGACTGCTTGTTATAAGAACAAATTTCAAAGGTCAACATCCATGATGATGTAGGGGTAAATGTGAACTCATACATATATAAAGGAACCATTAATACCTGAATGTATACTGGTTCTAGAGAACGCTATCATTTAAGGAACATCTTTTTTAAGGGAGGCCCTACCTGTTTCAgtaagacaaacaaaacacatattgCTGTGAAAAAGTGAAAGATTTTCTTCAACTTTAAAAAGAGAATCCAACAAAGGAGGCCCTGATATTCAACCCTGTTCAGCATCCGAAATCCTAAATTAAGCCAGCAGCTTTTAAAACTACATCCATTGGTCTCATTTTTAGAAACAATGTTGTTTGAATTataattttagatttaatttctaGTTTTGCAGTCATCTTAGaaggaaaatctaaaaaaaaaaaaaaatcacacctcACACCAACAGAGCCCTAATATTTTTAGGTTCTTTACTATGATTGTTGAATGTAATGTAGGAGTTTTCTATCAGAGCCACAATGAAAAAGTTTTTGAAATAACATAGCTGTGTAAGTTTCGCTGTACTTTTGTAGTATTGTCACAGTTTTGCTCATTct
The sequence above is a segment of the Melanotaenia boesemani isolate fMelBoe1 chromosome 15, fMelBoe1.pri, whole genome shotgun sequence genome. Coding sequences within it:
- the ovca2 gene encoding esterase OVCA2, whose protein sequence is MAPLRILCIHGYRQNGCSFREKTGALRKLLKKQVELVYMNAPLTVQQEVSDSNNDPVPGSGGDEDPRGWWFSDIQAQRFCAQQQCEESLGLSESVTAVREAVNAQGPFDGILGFSQGAAFVAMLCCLQEQKLEPEFNFRFAILVAGFRSKCKEHQKFYNAPFQIPSLHVFGLEDKVIPDYMSRELLTSFQDPQVLIHPGGHFVPAASAHRQTYQDFLKRFQ